Proteins found in one Sphingomonas sp. SORGH_AS_0879 genomic segment:
- a CDS encoding dienelactone hydrolase family protein, which translates to MTDALHDQAVRIYDAFTHEHHDRRTLLRQMTALAGSVAAAEALILGIAASPAAAAIVDPHDTRLRIDRREGMEAGARSAAYIAMPKGAKKRLGTVLVIHENRGLTPHIEDVARRVALAGFHAVAPDLLAPQGGTPADEDRARTLIGSLDYDLALAQARAMIEHAARDRAGTGRVGAVGFCWGGAFVNRLAVAAGPALAAGVAYYGPAPAPSEAARVQAPLMLHYAGKDARVNATGEPWVTALRAAGKPVEAFTYPGVDHAFNNDGSAQRYDAAAAKQAWDRTIAFLHRHLDRA; encoded by the coding sequence ATGACCGATGCGCTGCACGACCAGGCCGTCCGGATTTACGACGCCTTCACCCATGAGCATCACGACCGGCGAACCCTGCTTCGCCAGATGACTGCGCTGGCGGGATCGGTGGCGGCGGCAGAGGCGCTGATCCTGGGGATCGCCGCCAGCCCGGCCGCGGCCGCGATCGTCGATCCGCACGACACGCGCCTGCGCATCGACCGGCGGGAGGGCATGGAGGCGGGCGCCCGCTCGGCGGCCTATATCGCGATGCCCAAGGGTGCGAAGAAGCGGCTGGGCACCGTGCTGGTCATCCATGAGAATCGGGGGCTCACCCCGCATATCGAGGATGTCGCGCGGCGTGTGGCGCTGGCGGGCTTCCATGCCGTCGCGCCCGATCTGCTCGCACCGCAAGGCGGCACCCCGGCCGATGAGGATCGCGCGCGAACGCTGATCGGCTCGCTCGACTATGATCTGGCGCTCGCCCAGGCGCGGGCGATGATCGAGCATGCCGCCCGTGACAGGGCGGGCACCGGCCGGGTCGGTGCCGTGGGGTTCTGCTGGGGCGGGGCGTTCGTCAACCGGCTGGCGGTGGCGGCGGGGCCGGCCCTGGCGGCGGGCGTCGCCTATTATGGACCCGCTCCCGCCCCGTCGGAGGCCGCCAGGGTGCAAGCGCCCCTCATGCTCCATTATGCGGGCAAGGATGCGCGGGTGAACGCGACCGGCGAACCCTGGGTCACGGCCTTGCGGGCGGCGGGCAAGCCGGTCGAGGCCTTCACCTATCCGGGCGTCGATCATGCCTTCAACAATGACGGCTCCGCCCAACGCTATGATGCCGCTGCCGCGAAGCAGGCCTGGGACCGCACGATCGCCTTTTTGCACCGTCATCTGGATCGCGCATGA
- the ftsH gene encoding ATP-dependent zinc metalloprotease FtsH produces MNDNDKQQSPDPNGGGNPWMKSLLIWVGILMALALFVSLSGAGSSAQSGNQIEYSTFLDKVDEGTVKTATISRDTITGTLSSGERFKTTPVPDSQLIPRLRKQGVTFTAKTEEAPSVWMLMLYNSLPFILFIGIAFFVLRQMQKGGGASGAMGFGKSRARMLTQKEGKVTFDDVAGIDEARDELQEIVEFLKDPSKFARLGGKIPKGALLVGSPGTGKTLLARAIAGEAGVPFFTISGSDFVEMFVGVGASRVRDMFEQAKKSAPCIVFIDEIDAVGRHRGAGLGNGNDEREQTLNQLLVEMDGFEANEGIIIIAATNRPDVLDPALLRPGRFDRQVVVPRPDIDGRVKILEVHMKKVPLAPDVDARVIARGTPGFSGADLANLVNEAALMAARKGKRLVANAEFEEAKDKVMMGAERRSMVMTEDEKRMTAYHEAGHAIIALHEPASDPIHKATIIPRGRALGMVMRLPERDSYSYHRDKMYANLAVAMGGRVAEEIIFGYDKVSSGASGDIQYATGLARDMVTKWGMSDKVGPVEYAQPEGESFLGYSSSQPVRMSNQTAQLIDDEIKSIVEGGLHRAKHVLTEHVDQLHLLAGALLEYETLSGDEIKKLIAGDDIGRDDPKAKAVPIAKAGTSIPKTRRGAGPFGSPSPLGA; encoded by the coding sequence ATGAATGACAACGACAAGCAGCAGAGCCCCGATCCCAATGGGGGCGGCAACCCCTGGATGAAGAGCCTGTTGATCTGGGTAGGCATCCTGATGGCGCTCGCCCTGTTCGTCAGTCTGTCGGGCGCCGGTTCCTCGGCGCAGAGCGGCAACCAGATCGAATATTCCACCTTCCTCGACAAGGTGGACGAGGGGACGGTGAAGACCGCCACCATCTCGCGCGATACGATCACCGGTACGCTGTCGTCGGGTGAGCGGTTCAAGACCACGCCGGTTCCCGATTCGCAACTGATCCCGCGCCTGCGCAAGCAGGGCGTGACCTTCACCGCCAAGACCGAGGAAGCGCCCTCGGTCTGGATGCTGATGCTGTACAATTCGCTGCCCTTCATCCTGTTCATCGGCATCGCCTTCTTCGTGCTGCGCCAGATGCAGAAGGGCGGCGGGGCCAGCGGCGCGATGGGCTTTGGCAAGAGCCGCGCCCGGATGCTGACCCAGAAGGAGGGCAAGGTGACCTTCGACGATGTGGCCGGCATCGACGAGGCGCGCGACGAGTTGCAGGAAATCGTCGAGTTCCTGAAGGATCCGTCGAAGTTCGCCCGTCTGGGCGGCAAGATTCCGAAGGGCGCGCTGCTGGTCGGCTCGCCGGGCACCGGCAAGACGCTGCTGGCCCGCGCCATCGCGGGTGAGGCGGGCGTGCCCTTCTTCACCATTTCGGGTTCGGACTTCGTCGAGATGTTCGTCGGCGTCGGCGCCAGCCGCGTGCGCGACATGTTCGAGCAGGCCAAGAAGTCCGCCCCCTGCATCGTCTTCATCGACGAAATCGACGCGGTGGGGCGCCATCGCGGTGCGGGCCTGGGCAACGGCAATGACGAGCGCGAGCAGACGCTGAACCAGCTGCTGGTCGAGATGGATGGTTTCGAGGCCAATGAGGGCATCATCATCATCGCCGCGACCAACCGCCCCGATGTGCTCGACCCCGCGCTGCTGCGTCCCGGCCGTTTCGACCGTCAGGTCGTGGTGCCGCGTCCCGACATCGATGGCCGCGTGAAGATCCTCGAAGTCCATATGAAGAAGGTGCCACTGGCCCCCGACGTCGACGCCCGCGTCATCGCGCGCGGTACGCCGGGCTTTTCGGGCGCGGACCTGGCCAACCTGGTCAACGAGGCGGCGCTGATGGCGGCGCGCAAGGGCAAGCGTCTGGTCGCCAATGCCGAGTTCGAGGAAGCCAAGGACAAGGTCATGATGGGCGCGGAGCGCCGCTCCATGGTCATGACTGAGGACGAGAAGCGGATGACCGCCTATCACGAGGCGGGCCATGCCATCATCGCGCTGCACGAACCCGCCTCCGACCCGATCCACAAGGCGACGATCATCCCGCGCGGCCGCGCGCTGGGCATGGTGATGCGCCTGCCCGAGCGGGATTCGTACAGCTATCACCGCGACAAGATGTACGCGAACCTGGCGGTCGCCATGGGCGGTCGTGTGGCCGAGGAAATCATCTTCGGCTATGACAAGGTGTCGAGCGGTGCCAGCGGCGACATTCAATATGCGACGGGTCTCGCCCGCGACATGGTCACCAAATGGGGCATGTCGGACAAGGTCGGCCCGGTCGAATATGCCCAGCCGGAAGGCGAAAGCTTCCTGGGCTATTCGTCCAGCCAGCCGGTGCGCATGTCGAACCAGACCGCGCAACTGATCGACGACGAGATCAAGTCGATCGTCGAGGGCGGCCTGCATCGTGCCAAGCATGTCCTGACCGAGCATGTCGACCAGCTTCATCTGCTGGCGGGTGCGCTGCTCGAATATGAGACGCTGTCGGGTGACGAGATCAAGAAGCTGATCGCGGGCGACGATATCGGTCGCGACGATCCCAAGGCTAAGGCGGTGCCGATCGCCAAGGCGGGGACGTCGATCCCGAAGACCCGTCGCGGGGCGGGGCCGTTCGGTTCGCCGAGTCCGCTGGGGGCCTGA
- the tilS gene encoding tRNA lysidine(34) synthetase TilS, whose protein sequence is MATDATAVDQIARFAADLTLLHDPSADAAHLLLAVSGGPDSMAMLTLAAAALPGRIAVATVDHGLRPEAAGEVRMVAEHCAKLGVSHHALRPPEAIAGASIQAQARDARYALLAEQARAIGAAAILTAHHADDQAETFLMRAARGAGLSGLSGVRARTVIAGAVVLRPLLDWRRAELRQIVRRAEAPFVDDPANHDPRHDRTRFRQLLDGHEWLGVAQLARAAQQLAEADTDLRATVDWLWDQRVQIDGDNVRIQAADLPRELGRRLARRAIGTVRAAGAIESPAWTEGSNIEKLLEALHHGSRATQAGVIASVRSGVWRFRPAPPRRTG, encoded by the coding sequence ATGGCCACCGATGCCACGGCCGTCGATCAGATTGCGCGCTTTGCCGCCGATCTGACGCTTCTTCACGATCCGTCCGCCGATGCGGCGCACCTGTTGCTGGCCGTGTCGGGCGGTCCCGACAGCATGGCAATGCTGACGCTGGCGGCGGCGGCGCTGCCGGGACGGATCGCGGTGGCGACGGTGGACCATGGCCTTCGTCCCGAGGCGGCGGGTGAGGTGCGGATGGTGGCGGAGCATTGCGCAAAGCTGGGCGTGTCGCATCACGCCTTACGCCCCCCGGAGGCGATCGCGGGGGCCAGCATCCAGGCGCAGGCGCGTGACGCCCGCTATGCGCTGCTCGCCGAACAGGCGCGGGCCATCGGCGCGGCGGCGATCCTGACCGCGCATCATGCCGACGACCAGGCGGAGACCTTCCTGATGCGCGCGGCGCGCGGGGCGGGCCTGTCGGGCCTGTCGGGCGTGCGTGCGCGGACGGTGATCGCGGGCGCGGTGGTCTTGCGTCCGCTGCTCGACTGGCGTCGCGCCGAACTGCGCCAGATCGTGCGCAGGGCGGAAGCGCCGTTCGTGGACGATCCCGCCAATCACGATCCGCGTCACGACCGTACCCGGTTCCGCCAGTTGCTCGATGGCCATGAATGGCTGGGCGTGGCGCAACTGGCGCGTGCGGCGCAGCAACTGGCGGAGGCGGACACCGATCTTCGCGCGACCGTCGACTGGCTATGGGATCAGCGGGTTCAGATCGACGGCGACAATGTCCGCATCCAGGCCGCCGACCTGCCCCGCGAACTGGGGCGCAGGCTGGCCCGCCGCGCGATCGGCACGGTCCGTGCCGCCGGGGCGATCGAGTCGCCCGCCTGGACCGAGGGCAGCAATATCGAGAAGCTGCTCGAAGCCCTGCACCATGGCAGCCGCGCCACCCAGGCGGGGGTGATCGCCAGCGTCCGCTCCGGCGTCTGGCGCTTCCGCCCCGCACCCCCGCGCCGAACGGGTTGA
- a CDS encoding tetratricopeptide repeat protein, giving the protein MRNLLLAGIAALTILPTAAMAQSNVEGRVGKLESEMRAVQRKVFPNGAGGYVQPEITAPQTQAQAPGVPASSALSDLTARVTSLEEQMASLTGQIEQNGYRTRQLQDQFDAYRRGTEARLKALESGPAPIAPAGQSAPLDSAPAASTGGKSPAAASVVTGDTASTAPATGGAAVDKPSTGDAAEDAYLYGYRLWTAKRYAEAETQLKKVVADYPKSRRASYAQNLLGRTYLDSGKPSLASMAFYENYKKFPDGERAPDSLLYLGQALTKLNKAADACKVYDELSDVYGAKLSASMKSQITAGRTAAKCQ; this is encoded by the coding sequence ATGCGTAATCTGTTGCTGGCCGGGATTGCGGCCCTGACGATCCTGCCGACCGCCGCCATGGCGCAGTCCAATGTCGAGGGCCGCGTCGGCAAGCTGGAAAGCGAAATGCGCGCGGTCCAGCGCAAGGTGTTTCCGAACGGCGCGGGCGGCTATGTCCAGCCCGAGATCACCGCGCCGCAGACCCAGGCGCAGGCCCCCGGCGTTCCCGCGTCGAGCGCGCTGAGCGACCTGACCGCGCGCGTCACCTCGCTGGAAGAGCAGATGGCGAGCCTGACCGGTCAGATCGAACAGAATGGCTATCGCACCCGCCAGCTTCAGGACCAGTTCGACGCCTATAGGCGCGGCACCGAGGCGCGGCTGAAGGCATTGGAGTCCGGCCCCGCGCCGATCGCGCCCGCCGGGCAGAGCGCGCCGCTCGATTCGGCCCCGGCGGCGTCCACGGGCGGCAAGAGCCCGGCGGCGGCTTCGGTCGTGACCGGCGACACCGCCAGCACCGCGCCCGCGACGGGTGGCGCGGCGGTGGACAAGCCCTCGACCGGTGATGCGGCGGAGGACGCCTATCTCTATGGTTATCGCCTGTGGACGGCCAAGCGCTATGCCGAGGCGGAGACGCAGTTGAAGAAGGTGGTCGCGGATTATCCCAAGAGCCGCCGCGCCAGCTATGCCCAGAATCTGTTGGGCCGTACCTATCTCGACTCGGGCAAGCCCAGCCTGGCGTCGATGGCGTTCTACGAGAATTACAAGAAATTCCCGGACGGCGAGCGCGCACCCGACAGCCTGCTCTATCTGGGCCAGGCGCTGACCAAGCTGAACAAGGCCGCCGACGCCTGCAAGGTCTATGACGAACTGTCCGACGTGTACGGCGCCAAGCTGTCCGCTTCGATGAAGTCGCAGATCACCGCCGGACGCACCGCCGCCAAGTGCCAGTGA
- a CDS encoding helix-turn-helix domain-containing protein: MDEVNPGHDAAPAAPARAGDVLRTAREAQGLSLGDIGARTRIPSRHLAAIEASDYQSLPSATYAVGFAKAYARAVGADEVAIAQAVRADVDRLGRRTTEYVPQDIADPARVPSRGLAIVGVGLALALLIIAGLWYGTDLFRRDRTAQEVPAATPLTNATEAAAAPAPSPTPVTAGKVVLTAKGEVWLRVYDADNVTLKMGTLKPGEQYEVPADAKGPLLNVGRPDKLGVTLDGKELAPLGDGSRAIKDVRLDPASIAARLSGAPVPSATTAATGTGRSTTRERSARRPSSEQAGDTVPAPAPSPTTATTAPADL; encoded by the coding sequence ATGGACGAGGTCAATCCCGGCCACGATGCCGCACCGGCGGCACCTGCCCGCGCCGGTGACGTCCTGCGCACGGCGCGTGAGGCGCAGGGGCTTTCGCTGGGCGATATCGGGGCTCGCACCCGCATCCCCAGTCGCCATCTCGCGGCGATCGAGGCATCCGATTATCAGAGCCTGCCATCGGCCACCTATGCGGTCGGTTTCGCCAAGGCCTATGCCCGTGCCGTCGGCGCGGACGAGGTGGCGATCGCACAGGCGGTGCGCGCCGATGTCGACCGGCTGGGTCGCCGTACCACCGAATATGTGCCGCAGGATATCGCCGACCCCGCCCGCGTTCCCTCGCGCGGGCTGGCGATCGTCGGGGTCGGGCTGGCGCTGGCGCTGCTGATCATCGCGGGGCTGTGGTACGGCACCGACCTGTTCCGCCGCGACCGCACCGCGCAGGAGGTGCCCGCCGCCACCCCGCTGACCAACGCGACCGAGGCCGCAGCCGCCCCGGCGCCCAGCCCGACCCCGGTGACGGCGGGCAAGGTGGTGCTGACCGCCAAGGGCGAGGTCTGGCTGCGCGTCTATGATGCGGACAATGTCACGCTGAAGATGGGCACGCTGAAGCCCGGCGAACAATATGAAGTGCCCGCCGATGCCAAGGGGCCGCTGCTCAATGTCGGGCGTCCCGACAAGCTGGGCGTGACGCTGGACGGCAAGGAGCTTGCGCCGCTGGGCGACGGATCGCGGGCGATCAAGGATGTGCGGCTCGACCCCGCCTCGATCGCGGCGCGGCTGTCCGGCGCGCCCGTGCCGTCCGCCACGACGGCGGCGACCGGCACGGGCCGCAGCACGACGCGCGAGCGGTCTGCGCGACGGCCCTCGTCGGAGCAGGCGGGCGATACGGTTCCGGCCCCCGCGCCATCGCCGACCACCGCCACCACGGCCCCGGCGGATCTGTAA
- the ptsP gene encoding phosphoenolpyruvate--protein phosphotransferase: protein MPVSAAASAREILVRLHDVMASRTTAQAKLNQVVQIIGEAIGSEVCSIYLLREGVLELFATRGLAEEAVHVTKMALGEGLVGTIAEDVEVLNLDEAASHPDFAYKPETGEDRFHSFAGVPIIRRERAVGVLAVQHSEPRKYADVEIEALQTVAMVLSELIANAGLIDAAGAAGTRPQMTASVRLSGQKLVDGMGSGFAVYHQPRIVIEHTVAEDIDAERRRVYAAFDKMREQIDRMAREAEFGVAGEHVEVIETYKMFAYDEGWARRINEAIDSGLTAEAAIERVQQRTRQRMRQIDDPLLADRMHDLEDLSNRLLRIVSGQMGTAAQLGLRQDTILLARNLGPAELLEYDRRRLKGVILEEGSLTAHVIIVARAMGVPVLGRVRDMRRQIADGDQLLLDVTEGSVLVRPTAAMEEAFEAKLQLRQKRRAAFAALRDVPPVTKDGRRITLMVNAGLRDDAAALDTTGADGIGLFRTEFQFLVSATLPQRERQQRLYRDVLEAAGDRPVIFRTIDIGGDKALPYLNTDAADEENPAMGWRALRLALEREGLMKAQARALIEAGAGRTLHIMFPMVSEAWEFDEAKALFEAQRAWLGARGRRPPIDVRYGAMLEVPALAEQLDLILPNVDFLSIGTNDLTQFLFAADRANPKLAERYDWLSPSILRFLRRVVDPARAAGVPIGVCGEMGGRPLEAMALIGLGIERLSITPAAVGPVKAMIRSLDRSAIAKEMARLLAHPVRDMRGALGAWAATNGVELA from the coding sequence ATGCCCGTTTCGGCCGCCGCATCCGCCCGCGAGATCCTCGTTCGTCTGCACGACGTCATGGCGTCGCGCACCACCGCCCAAGCCAAGCTGAACCAGGTCGTCCAGATCATCGGCGAGGCGATCGGCAGCGAGGTGTGTTCCATCTATCTGCTGCGCGAAGGGGTGCTGGAACTGTTCGCGACGCGCGGGCTGGCCGAGGAGGCGGTGCACGTCACCAAGATGGCGCTGGGCGAGGGGCTGGTCGGCACCATCGCCGAGGATGTCGAGGTGCTGAACCTCGACGAAGCGGCCAGCCACCCCGACTTCGCCTATAAGCCCGAGACGGGCGAGGACCGGTTCCACAGCTTTGCAGGCGTGCCGATCATCCGGCGCGAGCGGGCGGTGGGCGTATTGGCGGTCCAGCATAGCGAACCGCGCAAATATGCCGATGTCGAGATCGAGGCGCTTCAGACCGTCGCGATGGTGCTGTCCGAACTGATCGCCAATGCCGGGCTGATCGATGCGGCGGGGGCGGCGGGCACGCGGCCGCAGATGACCGCTTCGGTCCGTTTGAGCGGACAAAAGCTGGTCGATGGCATGGGCAGCGGTTTCGCCGTCTATCACCAGCCGCGCATCGTCATCGAGCATACGGTTGCCGAGGATATCGATGCCGAGCGCCGCCGCGTCTATGCCGCGTTCGACAAGATGCGCGAACAGATCGACCGCATGGCGCGCGAGGCCGAGTTCGGCGTCGCGGGCGAGCATGTCGAGGTCATCGAGACCTATAAGATGTTCGCCTATGACGAGGGCTGGGCGCGCCGCATCAACGAGGCGATCGACAGCGGCCTGACCGCCGAGGCCGCGATCGAGCGGGTGCAGCAGCGTACCCGCCAGCGGATGCGCCAGATCGACGATCCGCTTCTCGCCGACCGGATGCACGATCTGGAGGATCTGTCCAACCGGCTGCTCCGCATCGTCTCGGGCCAGATGGGCACGGCGGCGCAACTCGGGCTGCGGCAGGATACGATCCTGCTCGCGCGCAATCTGGGGCCCGCCGAATTGCTGGAATATGACCGGCGGCGATTGAAGGGCGTGATTCTGGAGGAAGGGTCGCTGACCGCGCATGTCATCATCGTCGCGCGGGCGATGGGCGTGCCGGTGCTGGGCCGCGTGCGCGACATGCGGCGGCAGATCGCCGATGGCGACCAGTTGCTGCTCGACGTGACCGAGGGCAGCGTGCTGGTCCGCCCGACCGCCGCGATGGAGGAGGCGTTCGAGGCGAAGCTGCAACTCCGGCAGAAGCGGCGCGCGGCCTTCGCGGCGCTGCGCGACGTGCCGCCGGTGACGAAGGATGGTCGCCGCATCACGCTGATGGTCAATGCCGGGCTTCGCGACGACGCCGCCGCGCTCGACACCACGGGGGCGGACGGGATCGGGTTGTTCCGCACCGAATTCCAGTTCCTGGTATCGGCCACCCTGCCACAGCGCGAGCGGCAGCAGCGGCTGTACCGCGACGTGCTGGAGGCGGCGGGCGACCGGCCGGTGATCTTCCGCACCATCGATATCGGCGGGGACAAGGCGCTGCCCTATCTGAACACCGATGCGGCGGATGAAGAGAATCCGGCGATGGGCTGGCGCGCGCTTCGCCTCGCGCTGGAACGCGAAGGATTGATGAAGGCACAGGCCCGCGCTCTGATCGAGGCGGGGGCGGGACGCACGCTCCACATCATGTTCCCGATGGTGTCGGAAGCCTGGGAGTTCGACGAGGCCAAGGCGTTGTTCGAGGCGCAGCGGGCCTGGCTGGGCGCGCGCGGGCGTCGCCCGCCGATCGACGTGCGCTACGGCGCGATGCTGGAGGTGCCCGCGCTCGCCGAACAGCTCGACCTGATCCTGCCGAACGTCGATTTCCTGTCGATCGGCACCAACGACCTGACCCAGTTCCTGTTCGCCGCCGATCGCGCCAATCCCAAGCTGGCCGAGCGTTACGACTGGCTGAGCCCGTCGATCCTGCGCTTCCTCCGCCGGGTGGTCGATCCCGCCCGCGCGGCGGGGGTGCCGATCGGCGTATGCGGTGAGATGGGCGGGCGTCCGCTGGAGGCGATGGCGCTGATCGGGCTGGGCATCGAACGCCTGTCGATCACGCCCGCCGCGGTGGGGCCGGTCAAGGCGATGATCCGCTCGCTCGACCGTTCGGCGATCGCCAAGGAGATGGCGCGGCTGCTGGCCCATCCCGTGCGCGACATGCGCGGGGCGCTTGGTGCCTGGGCTGCGACGAACGGTGTGGAATTGGCCTAA
- a CDS encoding DUF4142 domain-containing protein — protein MPKFLTLALVLGAAAAPAIAQTPPPPPPAAAKAQAAAYVKAAGMSDLYEITSSRIALQKSKNEDVRRFAQMMIDHHMQTTAATVRAAKQDGLSPMPPKLGGAEASIGELRRASAADFDRLYIGQQLPAHQAALDLHQSFATNGDKPALKTSAQSAVPIVQQHIQMLEQMPR, from the coding sequence ATGCCCAAATTCCTAACCCTCGCGCTTGTCCTCGGCGCCGCCGCCGCGCCCGCCATCGCACAGACCCCGCCGCCCCCTCCCCCCGCCGCCGCCAAGGCGCAGGCCGCCGCCTATGTGAAAGCCGCCGGGATGAGCGATCTCTACGAGATCACGTCGAGCCGGATCGCGCTGCAAAAGTCGAAGAACGAGGACGTGCGGCGATTCGCCCAGATGATGATCGACCATCATATGCAGACGACCGCCGCGACGGTCCGCGCCGCCAAGCAGGACGGGCTGTCCCCCATGCCGCCCAAGCTGGGTGGCGCAGAAGCGTCGATCGGCGAATTGCGCCGCGCTTCCGCTGCGGATTTCGACCGGCTGTATATCGGCCAGCAACTGCCCGCGCATCAGGCCGCGCTCGACCTGCATCAGAGCTTCGCGACGAACGGCGACAAACCCGCGCTGAAGACCAGCGCCCAGAGCGCGGTGCCGATCGTGCAGCAGCATATCCAGATGCTCGAGCAGATGCCGCGTTGA
- the lldD gene encoding FMN-dependent L-lactate dehydrogenase LldD has translation MIISAPSDYREAARRRLPPFLFHYLDGGANAEHTLRHNVADLAAIELRQRVLRNVAGLSLETELFGTRMAMPVILAPVGLAGMYARRGEVQAARAAAVKGVPFILSTVSVCAIQEVQAASSAPIWFQLYVLRDRGFMRDALERAQAAGVKTLVFTVDMPVPGARYRDAHAGMSGPNAAFRRMVQAAMHPRWAWDVGLRGRPHDLGNISAYRGMPTALEDYIGWLAANFDPSIAWRDLEWIRDVWKGAIVIKGILDPEDARDAVRFGADGIVVSNHGGRQLDGVRSSARALPAIADAVKGELKVLADSGVRSGLDVVRMLALGADAVMLGRAFIYALAADGEAGVANLLRLIDAEMRVAMTLTGVRSIAEIDRTALASEV, from the coding sequence ATGATTATTTCCGCCCCCTCCGATTATCGGGAAGCCGCGCGGCGGCGCTTGCCGCCCTTCCTGTTCCATTATCTGGATGGGGGAGCGAATGCCGAGCATACGCTGCGCCACAATGTCGCGGATCTGGCGGCCATCGAACTCCGGCAGCGGGTGCTGCGCAACGTCGCCGGCCTGTCGCTGGAAACCGAGTTGTTCGGCACCCGCATGGCGATGCCGGTCATCCTCGCGCCGGTCGGGCTGGCGGGCATGTATGCCAGGCGCGGCGAAGTGCAGGCGGCGCGGGCGGCGGCGGTGAAGGGGGTGCCCTTCATTCTGTCCACCGTCTCGGTCTGTGCGATTCAGGAGGTTCAGGCGGCGTCCTCCGCGCCGATCTGGTTTCAGCTCTATGTGCTGCGCGACCGGGGCTTCATGCGCGATGCGCTGGAGCGGGCGCAGGCGGCGGGGGTGAAGACGCTGGTCTTCACCGTCGACATGCCGGTGCCGGGCGCACGCTACCGGGATGCGCATGCGGGCATGTCGGGGCCCAACGCGGCCTTTCGCCGGATGGTGCAGGCGGCGATGCATCCGCGCTGGGCCTGGGACGTGGGGCTTCGCGGGCGACCGCATGATCTGGGCAATATCTCCGCCTATCGCGGCATGCCGACAGCGCTGGAGGATTATATCGGCTGGCTCGCCGCCAATTTCGATCCGTCGATCGCCTGGCGCGACCTGGAATGGATTCGCGATGTCTGGAAGGGCGCGATCGTCATCAAGGGCATTCTCGACCCCGAAGATGCGCGCGACGCGGTGCGGTTCGGCGCGGACGGGATTGTCGTGTCCAACCATGGCGGGCGGCAATTGGACGGCGTCCGCTCCAGCGCCCGTGCCTTGCCCGCCATCGCCGATGCGGTGAAGGGCGAGTTGAAGGTGCTGGCCGACTCGGGTGTCCGCTCGGGGCTGGACGTGGTGCGGATGCTGGCGCTGGGCGCGGACGCGGTGATGCTGGGTCGCGCGTTCATCTATGCGCTCGCCGCCGATGGAGAGGCCGGGGTCGCCAACCTGCTGCGCCTGATCGATGCGGAGATGCGCGTGGCGATGACCCTGACCGGCGTGCGATCGATCGCGGAGATCGACCGCACGGCGCTGGCGAGCGAGGTGTAA